A genomic segment from Cyprinus carpio isolate SPL01 chromosome A4, ASM1834038v1, whole genome shotgun sequence encodes:
- the LOC122140345 gene encoding epidermal differentiation-specific protein-like: protein MSKIVVFTKEGFNGRTAEFKNNVNNLEKRGFNNAISSLKVIGAPWVAYYDKNFTGKQRVFEEGEYATLEDKGKFSSLKMIADDLDDPEIQLFEHVDYQGRRVTLRRETNLHDIDFSDIASSHKVKGGVWVLYQHVNCQGDQLVSFPGDEVPSYLPLSFNDVASHVRPLLQKP, encoded by the coding sequence ATGAGCAAGATTGTTGTTTTTACCAAAGAGGGCTTCAACGGCAGAACAGCTGAATTCAAGAACAATGTCAACAACTTAGAAAAAAGGGGCTTCAACAACGCCATCTCATCTCTCAAAGTCATTGGCGCACCATGGGTAGCGTATTATGACAAGAATTTCACTGGAAAGCAGCGGGTGTTTGAGGAAGGAGAATATGCTACCCTAGAAGACAAAGGAAAGTTTTCTTCCCTGAAGATGATCGCAGATGACCTGGACGACCCTGAAATCCAGCTGTTTGAGCACGTGGACTATCAAGGAAGAAGAGTGACTCTACGCAGAGAAACCAATCTTCACGACATTGATTTCAGTGACATCGCTTCCTCCCACAAAGTGAAAGGTGGTGTCTGGGTGCTCTACCAGCACGTCAATTGTCAGGGTGACCAGCTTGTGTCTTTCCCTGGGGATGAAGTTCCCAGCTATCTTCCGCTCTCCTTCAACGATGTGGCCAGCCATGTGCGTCCCTTGCTGCAGAAGCCATAG